In Pseudomonas putida, a genomic segment contains:
- a CDS encoding autoinducer binding domain-containing protein, protein MPTRHWNSERLHQLVSERSPRRLFNLAVHLTQELGMEYLGLKLRIQVATQTPRLFLYSNYPSEWIERYQHDDFYRQDPAAAHSHGSTMPVLWTDELYSEAPLFREAACAHGLRHGWTQSVHDLQHNESQLTVARPTPKVSMTELYDKAGSVQWLCHTLHAVLSEHHLEEICPPTPKMSDRELEVLKWSAAGKTAADVACILSLSQSTVNFHIRSVITKTNAANKAGAIAIAAMRGWI, encoded by the coding sequence ATGCCCACGCGTCACTGGAATTCCGAGCGGCTGCATCAGCTCGTCAGCGAGCGCTCGCCGCGACGCTTGTTCAACCTGGCGGTACACCTGACTCAAGAGCTAGGTATGGAATACCTGGGCTTGAAGTTGCGTATCCAGGTGGCCACGCAAACCCCTCGCTTGTTTCTCTACAGCAATTACCCAAGCGAGTGGATCGAGCGTTACCAGCACGATGACTTCTACCGCCAGGACCCGGCAGCGGCACACAGCCATGGCTCGACCATGCCCGTGCTGTGGACAGACGAGTTGTACTCAGAAGCCCCGCTCTTTCGCGAAGCGGCCTGCGCACACGGCTTGCGCCACGGCTGGACGCAGTCAGTGCACGACCTGCAGCACAATGAAAGCCAGTTGACCGTGGCCAGGCCCACGCCCAAGGTCAGCATGACCGAACTCTACGACAAGGCTGGCAGCGTGCAGTGGCTGTGCCACACCCTGCACGCCGTGCTCAGCGAGCATCACCTGGAAGAGATCTGCCCGCCCACACCGAAGATGAGCGACCGCGAGCTAGAGGTGCTGAAATGGTCTGCCGCGGGCAAGACCGCTGCCGATGTCGCCTGCATCCTGTCGTTGTCGCAAAGCACGGTGAACTTCCACATCCGCAGCGTGATCACCAAGACCAACGCGGCCAACAAAGCCGGCGCCATCGCCATAGCTGCCATGCGCGGATGGATCTGA